The DNA sequence CCACCGGGCGCAAGCTGGCCGCCCCGCCCCGCCCGGCCCTGGCGCCCCTCTCCTCCCCGGCCGCCGAGGCCATGGACGGCAAGGCCCTGCTGGCCGCGGCGCGCCAGCTCCTCGGGGGCCTGGCCCGCTGCGCCAGGCCCGACTGACCTGGGGCTCGGCGAGGCCCTCCCGGCGCCGCCCGGCGGGGCGCGCCGATCCTTGATCCGGCCGTCGTTCCGTGGTCTTTTTCGGCCCCTCGGGGCAGCGCCGCGCGCCCCCCATGGGGGGAACACCTTCCCCGGCTCGCGCGTTGTCACCGGACCAACCTCCACAGGTTCCTGCCGCTCCCAACAGTCCAAGGAGTCCCCCGCATGCTCCGCCGCGTCCTCCCCGTCGTCCTCGTCGCCGTGCTCGCCGCCTGCGGCTCCGAGAAGGCCGCCGGGCCCAAGAAGTCCGGCCCGGCCGTCGCCACCGGCAACGGCATCACCATCACGGCCGAGGAGTTCAAGGCCCGCCTCGACGAGCAGTCGCCCTTCATCCGCGCCCGCTACTCGACCCTGGAGCGGAAGAAGGAGTTCCTCGACAACCTGATCCGCTTCGAGGTGCTGGCCAAGGAGGCCACCAAGCAGGGCCTCGACAAGGATCCGGACGTGCAGCTGACGCTGCGCAAGATCATGGTGCAGAAGCTGGTCCAGAAGAACTTCGCCGACCAGTCGGGCGCCGCCGCCCTGCCGGACGCCGAGCTGCAGAAGTACTACGACGACCACAAGGACGAGTTCCAGAAGGCCAAGAAGGTGCGCCTGGCCGCCATCGTCCTGACCGCCCCCGCCGGCGCGCCCGACCGCGCCAAGAAGGAGGCGCTGGCCAAGAAGGCCCTGGCGCAGGTGAAGGCCGCCGAGAAGACCAACAGCCTGGCCTTCGCCGCCGCCGTCACCCAGTACTCGGACGACGCCGCCACCAAGGCGGTCTCCGGCGACCTGAACTTCAAGACCAAGGACGAGCTGGAGAAGGCCTACGGCGCGCCGCTGGCCGAGGCGGCCTTCGCGCTCAAGCCGGGCGAGCTCTCCGGCGTGATCGGCACCCCGCAGGGCTTCTTCGTGGTGAAGGCCACCGGCGTGCAGGAGGAGGTCAACCGGCCCTTCGACGTGGTCAAGGCCCAGATCGGCTCCAAGCTGCAGCGCGAGAAGAAGACCAAGGAGTTCGACGAGCTGGTCAAGAAGCTGAAGGAGGAGGCCAAGGTGGTGGTCAGCGACGCCGAGCTGGAGAAGGTGACCGTCTCCGCCGCCCCCCCCCCGGGCGCGCCCGGCATGCCCGGCATGCCCGCCGGCGCCGCCAACGCCATGCCCGAGGCCGCGCGGCCCCCGGCCCCGGCCCACAAGTAGCCGGTGGCTGGCCGGGCCGCCCTCCTCGCGCTCGCCCTCTCGGCCGCCGCCTGCGGCCGCTGCGGGGGGAGCGCGCCGGCGGCCCCGGCCGGCCCCACGCCGGTGGCGCTGGTGAACGGCGAGCCGGTGGCCCCCGCCACCCTGGCCCGCGAGCTCCGGCAGACGCAGGCCGGCGGCGAGGGCGAGGGGCCAGGCGACGTCCTGCGGCGCCGCGTCCTCGACGACCTGGTGGACCGGGCCCTGCTGCTGCAGCAGGCCCGGGCCCGCTCGGTGGTGGTCGGCCAGGACCAGGTGGAGCGGGCCTTCCTGCGCATCCGCAACGAGTACCCGGGCACGCACTTCGACGACATGCTGGCCCAGGAGCGCCTCAGCCAGGGCGAGCTGAAGGCCCGGCTCAAGGACCAGCTCACCGTCGAGCGGCTCTTCCACGAGGAGGTCTTCCCGCGGGTCCGGGTGGAGGACGCCGAGGTGGACCGCTGGTACGCCGACCACGCCGCCGAGTTCCAGGAGGCCGAGAAGGTGCGGGTGCTCCAGGTGGTGGTGGCCAGCCGCGACGAGGCCGCGCGGGTGCGCGAGCAGCTGCGCCGCGACCCGGCCGCCTTCGCCGAGGTGGCGCGGCGGGCCTCCATCGCCCCGGAGGGGAAGAACGGCGGCGACCTGGGCTGGATCGAGCACCGCGCCGGCTTCCCCGAGGTCTTCGAGGTCTGCTTCACCCTGCCGCTGAACACGCTCTCCGAGGTGACGCCGTCGCCCTACGGCTTCCACCTCTTCAAGGTCGTGGAGAAGAAGCCGGCCTCGCGGCGCGCCCTGGAGCAGGCGCGCGCCGGGATCGCCGAGCGGCTGCTGCGCGACAAGCGGGCCCGGGCGCAGGAGGAGTACCTCGCCACGCTGCGCGCCCGCGCCACCATCCAGATCGACCAGGCGGCCCTCGCCGCGGTGACCCCGTGATCCACGCCCTCCTCGTCCTCGCCCTCGCCGCCGTGCCGGCCCCCCGGGGCCAGAAGCCCGACCCGACCCACCGGAGCGAGAAGGCCCCCCGGGCCGGCAAGGCCCCGGCGCCCGTGGCCCCGGCGCCCCCGCCGGTGCGGGAGCCGGAGGTGGCGCCGCCCGGGCCGCGCCTGGTCCTCAACCGGGTGGCCGCCACCGTGAACGGCGAGGTGGTCACGCTGCGCGAGCTGCAGGAGCGGGCCGGCGGCGAGTGGCTGCGCGCCGACCAGCTGCCGCCCGGGCCGGAGCGCGACCAGGCGGTGCAGCGCCTGCTGCGCCGCGCCTGGGAGCTGGTGGTGGCCGAGCGGCTCTTCCGCGAGCAGGCGGTGACGCTGCAGCTGGAGGTGTCCGACGGTCAGGTGGACGCCGCGGTGGAGGACATCAAGAAGCGCAACGGCTTCGACGACGCCCAGCTCGACCTGGCGCTGGCCGGCCAGGGGCTCGACCGCAAGGGGTTCAAGGCCCAGGTGCGGCGCGAGCTCGAGTCGATGCAGGTGCTCAACTACAAGGTGCGCAGCCGGGTGAAGGTCTCGGACGAGGACCTGAAGAACTACTACCAGACCCGCCCCACCGCCTTCGGCGG is a window from the Anaeromyxobacter sp. genome containing:
- a CDS encoding peptidyl-prolyl cis-trans isomerase, producing the protein MAPAPPPVREPEVAPPGPRLVLNRVAATVNGEVVTLRELQERAGGEWLRADQLPPGPERDQAVQRLLRRAWELVVAERLFREQAVTLQLEVSDGQVDAAVEDIKKRNGFDDAQLDLALAGQGLDRKGFKAQVRRELESMQVLNYKVRSRVKVSDEDLKNYYQTRPTAFGGAEEVHVRHLFLPLAEGAAPAAQQAAQALGEALRRRLVAGEAFAAVAKDAGGAPGDSGDLGWLKRGDVQKDLEDVYLPLADGEVSRPVRAGPGLHLFQLVERRRAGGKAFEEAKDEIRDLLVQEQTASYRDQYVAELKRDAVIDLRLPELKD
- a CDS encoding peptidyl-prolyl cis-trans isomerase, with the protein product MLRRVLPVVLVAVLAACGSEKAAGPKKSGPAVATGNGITITAEEFKARLDEQSPFIRARYSTLERKKEFLDNLIRFEVLAKEATKQGLDKDPDVQLTLRKIMVQKLVQKNFADQSGAAALPDAELQKYYDDHKDEFQKAKKVRLAAIVLTAPAGAPDRAKKEALAKKALAQVKAAEKTNSLAFAAAVTQYSDDAATKAVSGDLNFKTKDELEKAYGAPLAEAAFALKPGELSGVIGTPQGFFVVKATGVQEEVNRPFDVVKAQIGSKLQREKKTKEFDELVKKLKEEAKVVVSDAELEKVTVSAAPPPGAPGMPGMPAGAANAMPEAARPPAPAHK
- a CDS encoding peptidyl-prolyl cis-trans isomerase yields the protein MAGRAALLALALSAAACGRCGGSAPAAPAGPTPVALVNGEPVAPATLARELRQTQAGGEGEGPGDVLRRRVLDDLVDRALLLQQARARSVVVGQDQVERAFLRIRNEYPGTHFDDMLAQERLSQGELKARLKDQLTVERLFHEEVFPRVRVEDAEVDRWYADHAAEFQEAEKVRVLQVVVASRDEAARVREQLRRDPAAFAEVARRASIAPEGKNGGDLGWIEHRAGFPEVFEVCFTLPLNTLSEVTPSPYGFHLFKVVEKKPASRRALEQARAGIAERLLRDKRARAQEEYLATLRARATIQIDQAALAAVTP